The Roseibium sp. Sym1 nucleotide sequence TCAACGGCGGCAAAGAGCCTGTCTCTCGCGGCTTCAGGCAGGAAATCGGTCAGGATGGTGAAGCGGATGTGCCTGTCCTGGAGATAAGCCAGAGCCAGGCCGAACATGACACCATAGATGGTCAGGTAGATCGGCAGTTCCTCGCCCCAGGCAACCGACTGGCCGACCGTGTAACGCCGCAGCGAATTGACGAAGATGATGGCGAAGACAAGAGCCATCGAAAGTCCGGCGCCGAACGCGAACAGGCGTCCGGCAAGTGCATTGAGCGTTTTCATGTCTTTGGCCCTGGCAGTCTCCCGGGCCGCGCCGGGTCCGGGAGACCGTGTTTGGGGTTACTGGCTCTCGGAAGCGACAGCTTCCTGAAGGCGGTCGATCCAGACGGCATCCTCGCCCAGTTCTCCGCGCAGGTATTCAACCACGGCCGGCTGTGCCTTTTCGGCAAAGGCCGCGATTTCGTCGGCGGTCGGGGAATAGACCTGCATGCCTTCGGCCTGGACCTTGTTGACGCCGTCCGCTGTGCTCCACTGCTGGATGGAGCGGCCCATG carries:
- a CDS encoding TRAP transporter small permease; the protein is MKTLNALAGRLFAFGAGLSMALVFAIIFVNSLRRYTVGQSVAWGEELPIYLTIYGVMFGLALAYLQDRHIRFTILTDFLPEAARDRLFAAVDLVSCITGIALAFSGHAFAVRRGHIDASGLKSAGNWLVDTTGIETLIWVSKVGTWQYAITIGGVLLAVAAFLKFIERITSSRAVPA